One segment of Triticum aestivum cultivar Chinese Spring chromosome 2A, IWGSC CS RefSeq v2.1, whole genome shotgun sequence DNA contains the following:
- the LOC123184373 gene encoding uncharacterized protein isoform X1, which yields MELSNALHKLLLMFSHVVMRCRGRGRFLFYYFQFTKYLFRYKPDKLLASDGFADQLPEIAEATRGKETVVFQCAFSQDTVILILDALYRGRDYARFFVLETIARVLYFGTAPNISHKQALLEVSSTLASWRNVTSRAMK from the exons ATGGAGCTAAGCAATGCATTACACAAGCTGTTGTTGATGTTTTCTCACGTGGTGATGAG ATgcaggggcagggggaggtttctcttCTATTACTTCCAGTTTACAAAATATCTTTTCAGGTACAAGCCTGACAAATTGCTTGCCAGCGACGGCTTCGCGGACCAGCTGCCGGAGATCGCCGAGGCCACCAGGGGCAAGGAAACCGTCGTCTTCCAGTGCGCCTTCAGCCAG GATACAGTCATTCTGATACTCGATGCGTTGTACCGTGGTCGCGACTATGCTAGGTTCTTTGTGCTCGAGACCATCGCCAGAGTGTTGTATTTCG GAACTGCACCTAACATAAGCCACAAACAGGCACTCCTAGAGGTGTCAAGTACTTTGGCGAGCTGGAGAAATGTTACTTCTAGGGCAATGAAGTGA
- the LOC123184373 gene encoding uncharacterized protein isoform X2 has translation MELSNALHKLLLMFSHVVMRYKPDKLLASDGFADQLPEIAEATRGKETVVFQCAFSQDTVILILDALYRGRDYARFFVLETIARVLYFGTAPNISHKQALLEVSSTLASWRNVTSRAMK, from the exons ATGGAGCTAAGCAATGCATTACACAAGCTGTTGTTGATGTTTTCTCACGTGGTGATGAG GTACAAGCCTGACAAATTGCTTGCCAGCGACGGCTTCGCGGACCAGCTGCCGGAGATCGCCGAGGCCACCAGGGGCAAGGAAACCGTCGTCTTCCAGTGCGCCTTCAGCCAG GATACAGTCATTCTGATACTCGATGCGTTGTACCGTGGTCGCGACTATGCTAGGTTCTTTGTGCTCGAGACCATCGCCAGAGTGTTGTATTTCG GAACTGCACCTAACATAAGCCACAAACAGGCACTCCTAGAGGTGTCAAGTACTTTGGCGAGCTGGAGAAATGTTACTTCTAGGGCAATGAAGTGA